The DNA sequence TGAAGTGGAGTTCCCAGGGACACTAACGCTTCCCATGCTGCTCATGTGATCAACACCCATAGGAGAGAACCTGAACAGTGCGACAAAAAGGGAAAGTGCCACTAAAATAGTAGTAAAAACTCATAACAAGAGCTAAAGTTGAAACTGTCCAAAGACAGTTCAAAACACAAGGTCAATCAGCTTAACATTAAAGAAGATAAACTAACCCACCATATTGTAGGGGGTTTACAATTTATTATCCAATTTATTATCCAATTACTTGACAGATTAACACGATAAGACCCCATTTACATAATCTCActgtatatttaacatttacctACTTTGGGGAGAAGCcaggtttgtttaaaaaaataatttacaccAAGCACTGCCTAAAAGTGTAAAGATTTTAGAGACAAAAAGGGAAACAATACATGTATACCAATTGAATAATcgtatttatttcaaaaaaaatttgcaaatgCACTGGTTCTCGGTCGATCAGTTGTTACAATACAAGTGTGTGCGAGTAAATGTgaacttttctctctctcacctaAAACGCTGTGCTTGGTGGTGTAAGGGCCCACCAAAACGTCGGGACTGGTTGTGGTACAACTGAGAGATTAGCTGCGTGTTCTTCGCCTGGTTTGGGTTGGCAGCAAATTTTACAGTGATTGGCTCCGAGGCTCCTGGCGGTTTTTGGCCATTCAGGTTTTTGACTGCCTCCTCTGCTTCCGCTCGTTTGTCAAACCGGATGAATGCCACCCCACGAGACACacctaaatacaaaaaaaaacgcAGCTGATTACTGCCTATTCAGATACCAGCATCATCACTAGATGCCAGAATGAACCCATCAGCCCTCTGGTGgctgctttattttcttttttgtcatgtTACTAAATCTTTGTAAAAAGCAAGGAAGTCATTCACCTGTCGTACCTGTACCCTGATCAACAAGTACCCGCGAGTTAATGATGCGTCCATAATGTGAAAACATGTCCTCCACATCCTTCTGGGTCATGGACTTGGGCAGGCCGCTGATATACAAGTTGGCATCCTTTATTGTATCAGAGCTGGGCCGTGCATATGAAACCTGCGGGAAACAAAACTCTCCTGTTTaaagttcttaaaaaaaataataaaaaaataaaaataaaaaaaatacaatgaggCCTCATCTATacaactgttttttatttaaagacatttccaGGACATTTGCAGTTTACAAGTTACAATCAATCTTTTAGATGAAGTTACCATAAGAAACACTGACTagttaagaaaacaaaaggccAAACTGTCACCTATGTAAGATATTAAGCCTTCAGTCTGTGTAAAATGAGCAAAGTCAGAAGCATAAAAGAACATTACAGCCACAAACATATGAAACCAAACTGATCAAAAGTACTTTgcagaattaaataaaatacattgaatCTGACAGAATGCGTCaaataaaatgagtaaaattaaattcaaactCAACAGACATGTCAGATAGGGCAGTAAGTGAGCTGTAAAAGCAGGATCACTTCTTCGGGCTGACATGTACTAGCTAGTTAGCGGACAGCACAGGAGCCACAGGAGAGTTATATGACATGACATCTTTGGTTTGAGAAGTGTAGAACACCTTATGGCACGTTACCTTGATAGTTTTGGACTGTAGCCTTAGTCCATTCAGAGTACTGATAGCTCTGTCTGCATCACTAGGGTTAAGATAGTTAACAAATCCGTACCCTAAACTGTGgcctagagaaaaaaaaaggaaaacaataaaataaaacaaaaaaacgttgTATAGttcaaaaaaagctgcaaacaaatattaaaaaacaaaaacaaatcttaacATTGCATGCTAgtctaaataaacaaataaacagtctACAGTTGAACAAGGTTGGACtggatgaaataaataaaacaagtctAAGCTAGTTAAAAACTAATACTCTactgaaacaggaaataaatcaGGGATGTCTTACAAAACAAGAATTACATTATAAAATCTCTGGGGACCAGAGGAGCCAGAAAACAGACCTGTAGTACAGAACCTGCAAATATATATAGACACAAGGTCTCTTGATACTGAGGCCAAAGCTGTCACTAGCTCAAAGCTGAACCACCACTCATAATCACAGGTTGTTGCCacaacttgtatttattttatttatttttttaagtctgtAAGAGGAAACCAATtgccatttaaaacaatatCATGTTTAAGCGTCAGTCTGGTCAGCCACACATCTTAACACTTCGGAGTGTAGCATACCTGCGACTTTGTCTCGAATCAGCTTGGCAGACTCCACCTCTCCGATGCTGCTGAAGAGGCTCCGAAGCTCATCCTGAGTCATGCTTTGTGGCAGATAGTTCACTATCAGGTTGGTCTTGGCATCCTTCCCCTCATCCCCTCCCATGTGGTCTTCATAACCGTTTGACATGTCATACACCTCCTGCAGGTCAGCCAGGTgggacaaaaaacacaaagcaaggTAAGCACTATCAAATAACTTTCAGCTATTCAGTCAACCAGCATGCTCCAGTGCGTCAAAAGATCAGTTCTATTgccgttttctttttttttttcagtcagggAACAGGAAAAGAACAGGCACTAAAGAAAATcaattgaaaacatttcaacTGCCCACAAATGTCCCTCTTCTCTGCCACCTCTGACGGCTTAAAAAGCAACACAGAAAGTAAACCAATTATCAGGTACAACACCAAAAGCCAACACATGAAGAATTTTAGAAATTCATGAAAAGCAGACTTGGTCAGCTGATGCGAACAGTTAGCACATTTACTTATCAACAGGAAAAGGATCTGCTACAGAGGTAGTACTTTCATGAACTCAAGTAGTTGAATTTGTATAGCTGATTGTGACAAGACTAGTTAATTCTACTCACGTGTCTTTATGACattgatataaaataaatgtgatgattAAACTTTgaaatttgttcatttatttaaaaaaaaaaaaaaaaggccttggGTTTGTCATTTccatcatgtttaaaaaaagaaaaaaacttgttaCAAAATAACTTGAGTAAAGAGATCTTCTTGCTGACAATTTTATTATGCTCCGTCTCTAAAGCAGAGAGGAATATCCATAAACAATGACTATAATGTTTACTTTAGAGACAGGCTTTCACTCTTGTTCATCTGTCTCCTAATTCATTCATTACGCCGCCATATTTAAACCAATACCAATCAAATTTGCCAAAACTTTACAGTTAGTCAGATGTGGAGGAACCAGTAGTCAAGTTCCTCTCCTTCCATAGGAACTTGGACTTTTGGGTCAACCATTACCAACACTGTCTGTGTACTGCAATTACAGCTCAAAAGTAAATTAACATGAGTCAAAGGTAATAGGGCCACACAATACCAACTAATACTATTACACAACCGTGTAAATGTACTGGATGCCAAATGGTCTCAATGTAGTTGTTTAAGCTAAACCAATGACAAGTTTAAACCATGTACTGTAATACAAAGGTCAATGacaaaatgtctgcatttgCAACGTATGTAAGCAACTCTTTGTCCCCCAGATTATGAGTCACATGTCAACTGCAATTGGAAAACTCTGACATTATCTTAAATGTTTAGCTAACTACTCACAATACAAATAGATTCTCAattaatttttcttatttcaatgGTCACTTTTGCCATCTACTGAGATAGTGTGCAGACAGAATGGTTCCTGGTGGACACACTTTCTAGAGGCTAAAATGGGATTAGGCCTAAAATGGGAACCAGTCCAGTGGTCAACCTGAGAGAGAGCCATTCATGCAAAAGAAGGGTTGTAATTGTGTATTCTGGTGGGTACGATAGACTGCCCGAGAGAATGAAAAGAGTCCTGTATCAAATCAGTAAACATGAGCCAATCTGTtgggaaaaatatatttaactgaGCAAAAATATTATATCATGTACACAATTTCATTACAAGGCTTTTTCCAATCCATAAGTCTGTACATTTTGTGCAGCTAAATGtttgaacaaatacaaaactgCCATTGTTGATTTTAATTGCTGGCAACTCAAATTATCTGATCATGTGGTTAACATTTAGCTGATAAGGTCACATAGTGCAGTGCTGCTTGAAGCGAGGGCCTCTTACTCACTTTCAAGTACTTAATGTGTCCTCGACGAACTGCCATGAAGACACTTCACTGCTTCTGAAGCTGCGTGGGGACAGAAATCCAATAACACTGTCAATGTGGCAGTAAACAAGCAAACCTTTTGTCTGATGCACACGTCATTAATAAAGTACAGAATTATCAGAGGTGTggcaaacaactgaaaatgtaCTGCAATGAAAAGACATCATCACAAGATGTTCACTGTGGAATCATGATAAAGATGGAGGATGGGagctttcaaataaaacaaaatgttgattGTCAGGAGGGGAAAAACACATATTGGATTCTCACACTAGTGGCAAAATACTAGAACCCTTTTAATACCTAATAACATGCAATTTAAAACCTAAATCCTAGTATTACAAATAATTCATTTACCACAACCTGGACCTGGTAGATTGAGAACACAGGGATACATTGTGGTTTTTGAATTTCATAGTGCTCCTGCATATTCAAGAAGATGAATCCCAGTACTTGTTGGACCTACTAGACTAATGTCACACCACCTGTGCAAATGGGGACATCAAAGTGGATCTGTTGTGGCAGAAATCAAGTCAGACGTCGAACATAAAGCATTTGAAggtaactatttaaaaaaaaaaaaagaaagaaagaaaaacagctgagGCCCTCACAACTGGACCTGCAGTCAGATGAACATTACCCCAAATATTGAGCCAAAACCGCCGGAAAACCCTTTTTGATATTTCCCCTTAAAAATAACGGCGCTAAGCGACGTATCACGGGTAGAAGGGCAATGTTATCTGCGATTTAACTAACATTACATTTGACCTTTATGATGTGATCAAAACTaattaatttgtacattttgtttttgaattacCGATTAATTAAAAGGAAAGTTCGTGAAATTATCCCCAGATCTGAAGCGTGCAGAGGCCTAGCTAACCAACTAGCTAGCTAGCTCACTAGCACCCTAGCAAGCTGCATGCTTATTCTCTTTGATCAGATGGGTTAGGTAAACGTCCAGTAAGTGTCGACATAAATAGAGCACAACATTACTTAATAAAACTACAAAGCGTAAAGATAACAGAAAGCACTCGAAATATATAAGAAAGACACGCTTCGTGGCGGTCTCTTTTTGGCCAGGCAAGCAAAGCACCGTGTCCTTATTTTAGAGAGCTGCGAAACGACGCATTTCTTTCCCCGCGCCGAAACCCCAGCGGCCTGCTAACAGGCCGCGGACGCTAATGTTAGCCAACCGCTAGCTCGAAGGGGGCCGCAAGAGCAGCATGGCAGTCGGCTAACACATCCACAAACACCAAAATGTCAGGGTATACATTCCGGGGCCTTCGGGAAACATGTATAAACACCTCCACTCTTACCAGCTTGTTGGGGGTAGTTGCTATTGCGGCTCTCTACCCCTAGTTCTTCTTATAACAAATATCCCTTCCCTCCAAATCAGACTCGCGTAGTGCAGAAACTGGGAGAGAAAGGAGCTAAGGCTACGTGATGAAGTCCGCCACACCCACTCGCGCGCAGTCACGCCTCCTGCAGAGGTGACAGCGTGGGGCAACAATAAATACCTCACATGCTCTCCTCAAATCGTTTCCATGTTAGCGTCAGTACACGGGGTTTGACATGATACATGCAAGCGGAGATGACATGTTAAGGAAGCTGGCCACCCGTTGTCTAAATTGCCATTGTGTTTCTCTCCAACAGATTTAAAAGCTGTGACAGATGAAATACTCAAATAAGTACTTCCATCAGTTCTACCTCACCCGTTGGAGAAGCTGTGGCTTCCCTGTCTCACGTTTGCCTGTTCCCACGTCAAATACAGGGGCTATTGGCTTCAGCCCAGATTACATTAAGAtaatttcattaacattttcaaGGCATGTCGTGACATGGAGTAGTTTTAGGCTGCTATTAGTGCTTTTATTGAAGTAGATGATCTCAATACTTCACCCACCAGAAGCAATCACACCTAAAGTTATTTGGAtgcactgatctctttcagttCAGACATGTAACACAAATTAACTGAAGTAAGCTCATTTAATTCAGTCCAGCATATACAGAACAAGGTAGAATATCATCTGAATAGATTcatctatttaatattttacaacaCTTAACATTAAGGTTTACTTTGAATCCACATAAATACTGTAACTGCAATACTGTGGAAAATGAAGAACTTACAGTATGAACCATAatgtaatatgtatttattacattCCAATGACAAAAAAGGCAAGTGGCAACTTATCTACACTTATCAACATTTTACCAATGACTTAAATTAGAGAGAATAATGTGATGAAACTCCTGTGCTGTAAAAACAATCCACAGAGAATTATTACTCATCTCTACAGTTCCTCTCAGCTctgtggggatttttttttagcacgttgttttgtttttatggccATAATTACTTTTGGTTCACTCTTGGTGGTCACATTAGCCATGTTTCAAACAGCAACCAGTATGTTTCAAGTGAAAGGAAGAAATGAAAGTATATTAGCTAATTGACACAAGATAAATTAGCAAGCAATTTGCTATTTGGATTGTGAAAATTGTGATGAGTATTCTTTTAATGATCAGAGGCATTGAGAAACCAGCTgcctttttaattaataatgaaaactcATTAGCCTCTGTACACTAACATGAAAGGACAGACGGACACAGTCAGCAAAGAGCTGGTGGACACAGTGGAACATCTGGCAACTACTGAGCCAGATAAAAGTTGATGGAGGACAAAACAGGGACAAACGAGGGGGAATACTGAATTTCACTCAGGGGATAAGAGACACAGCAAAGGATTGTTAATGCTGCTCAATACATGCTGGATGTGTAAATATAGTTTGTTTGCAGAAACCTCGCCCCATCAACATTATAAGGTGATAAAAGTGATGTCACTGTGGTGTAAACAGCTGGACTACAGCGCTGCGGCTTTAAGCAACAACTAGTCTACCATGTATTTCTGTTAAAATTTCAATTGGGgtcaattttgttttcagtgtctgaAAAATGATTCTTTGTGTTATGAAATCTTTTGCACCTCCACCAGAAGACCTAGTGCAAAGTCCCATATAATAAACTTTAGCACAAACCGTAAAGTCATATCCAGCTTCATCTGGCAGCCCTAAGAGAGATACACAATCAACAACGGATAGTGCTTGAAGTATTGTTTCTGAGTGTAGATGCACACATCTAGCTGTGTGTACAGCTGCCATGGTAGGTTCACAGTGCCAATGCAGAAGAGGTAAGTAGAGTTGCAGCAGCTGTGGGGGACAGTGAGTCCTCCAGTTTGGATAAACCAGGTTTCTAGCCAAACAGATAAGAAcacacagaagaacaaaaaaaatgtcttcattgttaaataatagaaaaatatcAATAATCCTACCACAG is a window from the Channa argus isolate prfri chromosome 16, Channa argus male v1.0, whole genome shotgun sequence genome containing:
- the elavl1a gene encoding ELAV-like protein 1a isoform X3, translated to MAVRRGHIKYLKEVYDMSNGYEDHMGGDEGKDAKTNLIVNYLPQSMTQDELRSLFSSIGEVESAKLIRDKVAGHSLGYGFVNYLNPSDADRAISTLNGLRLQSKTIKVSYARPSSDTIKDANLYISGLPKSMTQKDVEDMFSHYGRIINSRVLVDQGTGTTGVSRGVAFIRFDKRAEAEEAVKNLNGQKPPGASEPITVKFAANPNQAKNTQLISQLYHNQSRRFGGPLHHQAQRFRFSPMGVDHMSSMGSVSVPGNSTSGWCIFIYNLGQDADESILWQMFGPFGAVTNVKVIRDFNTNKCKGFGFVTMTNYEEAAMAIASLNGYRLGDKILQVSFKTSKGHK
- the elavl1a gene encoding ELAV-like protein 1a isoform X1, producing the protein MAVRRGHIKYLKADLQEVYDMSNGYEDHMGGDEGKDAKTNLIVNYLPQSMTQDELRSLFSSIGEVESAKLIRDKVAGHSLGYGFVNYLNPSDADRAISTLNGLRLQSKTIKVSYARPSSDTIKDANLYISGLPKSMTQKDVEDMFSHYGRIINSRVLVDQGTGTTGVSRGVAFIRFDKRAEAEEAVKNLNGQKPPGASEPITVKFAANPNQAKNTQLISQLYHNQSRRFGGPLHHQAQRFRFSPMGVDHMSSMGSVSVPGNSTSGWCIFIYNLGQDADESILWQMFGPFGAVTNVKVIRDFNTNKCKGFGFVTMTNYEEAAMAIASLNGYRLGDKILQVSFKTSKGHK
- the elavl1a gene encoding ELAV-like protein 1a isoform X4; translation: MAVRRGHIKYLKEVYDMSNGYEDHMGGDEGKDAKTNLIVNYLPQSMTQDELRSLFSSIGEVESAKLIRDKVAGHSLGYGFVNYLNPSDADRAISTLNGLRLQSKTIKVSYARPSSDTIKDANLYISGLPKSMTQKDVEDMFSHYGRIINSRVLVDQGTGVSRGVAFIRFDKRAEAEEAVKNLNGQKPPGASEPITVKFAANPNQAKNTQLISQLYHNQSRRFGGPLHHQAQRFRFSPMGVDHMSSMGSVSVPGNSTSGWCIFIYNLGQDADESILWQMFGPFGAVTNVKVIRDFNTNKCKGFGFVTMTNYEEAAMAIASLNGYRLGDKILQVSFKTSKGHK
- the elavl1a gene encoding ELAV-like protein 1a isoform X2 — translated: MAVRRGHIKYLKADLQEVYDMSNGYEDHMGGDEGKDAKTNLIVNYLPQSMTQDELRSLFSSIGEVESAKLIRDKVAGHSLGYGFVNYLNPSDADRAISTLNGLRLQSKTIKVSYARPSSDTIKDANLYISGLPKSMTQKDVEDMFSHYGRIINSRVLVDQGTGVSRGVAFIRFDKRAEAEEAVKNLNGQKPPGASEPITVKFAANPNQAKNTQLISQLYHNQSRRFGGPLHHQAQRFRFSPMGVDHMSSMGSVSVPGNSTSGWCIFIYNLGQDADESILWQMFGPFGAVTNVKVIRDFNTNKCKGFGFVTMTNYEEAAMAIASLNGYRLGDKILQVSFKTSKGHK